From the genome of Primulina eburnea isolate SZY01 chromosome 12, ASM2296580v1, whole genome shotgun sequence, one region includes:
- the LOC140807650 gene encoding patellin-3-like, translated as MSGESTQTDPRVVVHQTPLAAEEAELPLQQELGSAAEKPLESVDKDSLTPFPVEEKLKDLVIVTEKSTPLEPSSLEPPFAGEHLSLNLTETDSTASDSRTLVSALEVQSQEAAQSEDEKPTGKKTVPVALGSFKEESNNPSDLSHFHRRTLEEFKYNIQEVLKHGLFSSDTPTAPEEVSIWGVPLLKDDRSDVILLKFLRARDFKVQESFDMLKNTIKWRKEFNVDELVKDDLGDDLEKVVFMQGHDKNGHPVCYNVYGEFLNKELYFNTFADGEKRMKFLRWRVQFLERSIRKLDFNPGGINTIFQVSDLKNSPGLGKRELHTATKQALQILQDNYPEFVAKQVFINVPWWYLAFYKTISPFLTKRTKSKFVFSGSSKTAETLCKYISPEQVPIRYGGLHVDFCECNPEFTIEDPATEITINPRTKKTVEIIINEKCTLVWELRVVGWEVSYCAEYVPNTKRRYTVIIQNTRTMAPTDEPVVSDNFSVSELGTILLTIDNPTAKKKKLLYRFKVTPYVD; from the exons ATGTCCGGGGAATCCACTCAAACTGACCCTCGAGTAGTTGTCCACCAGACACCGCTGGCTGCGGAGGAGGCAGAATTGCCACTACAGCAAGAGCTGGGATCTGCTGCCGAGAAACCGCTGGAGTCGGTGGACAAAGACTCGCTCACTCCTTTCCCTGTTGAAGAAAAGCTGAAGGACCTCGTTATTGTGACAGAGAAAAGCACCCCACTGGAGCCGTCGTCTCTGGAACCGCCGTTTGCGGGGGAGCATCTTTCTCTCAACCTGACGGAAACTGATTCCACTGCCTCGGACTCTAGGACGCTAGTTTCTGCTTTAGAAGTGCAATCTCAAGAAGCTGCACAATCCGAAGATGAGAAACCGACGGGAAAGAAGACGGTCCCTGTGGCTTTGGGCTCTTTCAAGGAAGAAAGCAATAATCCTTCAGATCTCTCTCATTTTCATCGCAGAACACTCGAAGAGTTCAAATATAATATACAAGAAGTTCTTAAACATGGCCTGTTTTCCTCGGACACTCCGACTGCGCCTGAAGAAGTGTCCATTTGGGGTGTGCCCTTGTTGAAAGACGATCGAAGTGACGTGATTTTGCTCAAGTTTCTACGAGCCCGCGACTTTAAAGTACAAGAATCCTTCGATATGTTGAAGAACACGATAAAATGGCGAAAGGAGTTTAATGTTGATGAATTGGTGAAGGATGATTTGGGTGATGATCTTGAAAAGGTTGTCTTTATGCAGGGACACGATAAAAACGGACACCCGGTATGTTACAACGTTTATGGGGAGTTTCTGAATAAAGAGTTGTATTTCAATACTTTTGCTGATGGGGAAAAAAGAATGAAGTTTCTGAGGTGGAGAGTACAGTTTCTTGAAAGAAGTATCAGGAAACTGGACTTTAATCCCGGTGGGATCAATACAATTTTTCAAGTTAGTGATCTCAAGAATTCTCCCGGACTCGGGAAAAGGGAGCTTCACACTGCGACAAAGCAGGCTTTGCAGATTCTTCAGGATAATTATCCTGAATTTGTGGCAAAACAG GTGTTCATCAATGTCCCTTGGTGGTACTTGGCGTTCTACAAAACGATCAGCCCATTCCTGACTAAGCGAACCAAAAGTAAATTTGTGTTTTCTGGATCGTCAAAGACTGCCGAAACTCTTTGCAA GTATATATCGCCGGAGCAAGTGCCAATTCGATATGGTGGCCTTCATGTGGATTTCTGTGAATGCAACCCTGAGTTCACTATCGAGGATCCTGCCACAGAGATCACTATAaatcctaggactaagaaaacTGTGGAAATCATAATAAATGAG AAATGCACTCTTGTTTGGGAGCTTCGTGTAGTGGGCTGGGAAGTGAGCTATTGTGCTGAGTATGTACCAAACACAAAACGTAGATACACGGTGATCATACAGAATACCAGGACGATGGCTCCAACTGATGAACCAGTTGTGTCTGACAATTTCAGTGTTTCAGAGCTGGGTACGATATTACTCACCATTGACAATCCCACTGCTAAGAAGAAGAAGCTTCTTTACAGATTCAAAGTTACGCCCTACGTTGACTGA
- the LOC140807653 gene encoding large ribosomal subunit protein eL6-like, translating into MAPNQKIARASRNPELIRGIRKYSRSATYHKRGLWAIKQKNGGKFPHHEKAAAAAASVAEKPQKFYPADDVKKPFSNKRKAKPTKLRASITPGTVLIVLAGRFKGKRVVFLKQLSSGLLLVTGPFKINGVPLRRVNQSYVIGTSTKVDVSGVSLEKFDDKYFAKQVEKKKTKGENEFFEAEKQDKTTLPTEKKDDQKAADAPLLKAIESVPELKAYLGARFSLKAGMKPHELVF; encoded by the exons ATGGCGCCCAACCAGAAGATCGCAAGAGCTTCCCGTAACCCGGAACTCATTCGCGGGATACGAAAATACTCTAGATCAGCAACGTACCACAAACGTGGACTCTGGGCTATCAAACAGAAAAACGGAGGCAAATTCCCCCACCACGAgaaggcggcggcggcggcggcttcCGTGGCGGAGAAGCCACAGAAGTTTTACCCGGCTGATGACGTCAAGAAGCCGTTCTCAAACAAGCGCAAGGCCAAGCCCACTAAGCTCAG AGCTAGTATTACTCCTGGGACAGTGTTGATTGTATTGGCCGGAAGGTTTAAGGGTAAAAGGGTTGTCTTCTTGAAGCAACTTTCTTCTGGCTTGCTCCTTGTCACTG GtccattcaaaatcaacggtgtTCCTCTCAGACGTGTCAACCAGTCATATGTTATTGGAACATCCACAAAGGTTGATGTTTCTGGGGTGAGCTTGGAGAAGTTTGATGACAAGTACTTTGCCAAACAAGTTGAGAAGAAGAAGACTAAGGGGGAGAATGAATTCTTCGAGGCAGAGAAACAG GACAAAACCACACTCCCCACAGAgaagaaggatgaccaaaaaGCTGCTGATGCACCTTTGCTAAAAGCTATCGAGTCTGTCCCTGAATTGAAGGCCTATTTGGGTGCAAGGTTCTCCCTCAAGGCTGGCATGAAACCTCATGAGTTGGTTTTCTAG
- the LOC140807652 gene encoding nuclear cap-binding protein subunit 2 has translation MMASLFKDPNKISVYRDRRFSGTQEEFEEALLSSTTVYVGNMSFYTTEEQVYELFSRAGEIKKMIMGLDKNSKTPCGFCFVVYYSRDDTEDCVKYISGTILDDRPIRVDFDWGFQEGRQWGRGRSGGQVRDEYRTDYDPGRGGYGKLVQKELEAQRQLVDYGAGSFPPVMTSDFGGLGGNYHQGRPHRHGRDYPRKRYREDDRAGPDFSKRRSDYVYRRIPEHESRPEKNPRFRESGDSDDDDEEDPKKLS, from the exons ATGATGGCCTCCCTCTTCAAG GATCCGAACAAGATATCAGTTTACCGGGATAGGAGGTTTTCTGGGACACAGGAAGAATTTGAAGAGGCGCTTTTGAGCTCGACCACAGTTTATGTTGGAAACATGTCGTTTTACACTACAGAGGAGCAAGTGTATGAGCTATTCTCTCGAGCTGGAgagattaagaagatgatcatGGGTTTGGATAAGAACTCTAAAACACCATGTGGATTCTGCTTTGTTGT GTACTACTCCAGGGATGATACCGAAGATTGTGTCAAATATATTAGTGGTACAATTCTCGATGATCGTCCTATTCGTGTTGATTTTGATTGGGGGTTTCAAGAGGGCAGGCAGTGGGGTCGTGGCCGAAGTGGTGGGCAG GTGAGGGATGAATATCGGACTGACTATGATCCAG GTAGAGGTGGTTATGGTAAATTAGTACAAAAAGAGTTGGAAGCACAGAGGCAGCTAGTGGACTATGGTGCCGGATCATTTCCACCTGTTATGACTTCTGACT TTGGTGGACTTGGTGGAAACTATCATCAAGGGCGACCTCACCGCCATGGCAGAG ATTACCCTCGCAAACGATACCGGGAAGATGACCGTGCGGGTCCAGATTTCTCAAAGAGAAGGTCAGATTATGTATACCGGAGAATTCCAGAGCATGAATCCAGACCT GAGAAAAACCCACGGTTTCGAGAAAGTGGTGATTCCGATGACGATGATGAGGAGGATCCTAAGAAACTTTCTTAG
- the LOC140807661 gene encoding putative methylesterase 12, chloroplastic → MGNKLMCMPKKDIKNGGIVSRSKRGSLSKRKGSTEEELLHRQALALAIQQHQLSQRFENGSMSRRIGSTSSRRHTTNFSDPFSSAPANNKQLPEFLENLKTKKFVLVHGEGFGAWCWYKSIALLEESGLLPTALDLTGSGIDLTDTNKVSTLAEYSKPLIDFLQKLSEDDKVILVGHSSGGACISYALEQLPEKISKAIYICATMVSDGQRPFDVFAEELGSAELFSPESKSLIYGNGKDNPPTAFMFEKQQMHGLYFNQSPAKDVALAMVSMRPIPLTPMMEKMSLSAEKYGTGHRFYIQTLDDHALSPDVQEKLVRENPPEGVFKIKGSDHCPFFSKPQSLHKILLEIAQIP, encoded by the exons ATGGGGAATAAGCTCATGTGTATGCCTAAGAAGGATATCAAGAATGGTGGGATTGTATCAAGAAGTAAAAGGGGTTCGTTGTCGAAGAGGAAGGGTTCAACAGAGGAAGAATTGCTGCACAGGCAAGCGCTTGCTCTGGCTATTCAGCAGCATCAGCTTTCTCAGAGATTTGAGAATGGGTCCATGTCTAGGCGAATTGGATCCACCAGCTCTCGCCGCCACACCACCAATTTTTCTGACCCTTTTTCTAGTGCCCCTGCTAATAATAAACAG TTACCAGAGTTTTTGGAGAATCTCAAAACAAAGAAATTTGTTTTGGTACACGGTGAAGGATTCGGAGCTTGGTGTTGGTATAAAAGTATCGCATTACTCGAGGAATCAGGGTTACTTCCTACCGCCTTGGATCTAACAGGATCTGGTATTGATCTAACTGATACAAACAAGGTTTCCACACTGGCAGAGTATTCAAAACCCTTGATTGATTTTCTGCAAAAATTGTCAGAGGATGACAAG GTAATATTGGTTGGCCACAGTAGTGGAGGTGCTTGCATTTCCTATGCATTAGAGCAGCTCCCAGAGAAGATCTCAAAAGCCATCTACATATGTGCTACAATGGTATCTGATGGACAGAGGCCTTTTGATGTGTTTGCTGAAGAG CTTGGTTCTGCAGAACTTTTTTCACCTGAGTCGAAGTCTCTAATTTATGGTAATGGTAAAGACAATCCTCCAACGGCATTCATGTTTGAAAAACAgcaaatgcatgggttatattTTAATCAATCTCCTGCTAAG GATGTTGCTTTAGCTATGGTTTCCATGAGACCCATTCCTCTTACTCCCATGATGGAGAAAATGTCTTTATCAGCAGAAAAGTATGGAACTGGACATCGATTCTACATTCAAACGCTGGATGATCATGCCCTTTCGCCAGATGTACAAGAAAAGCTTGTCAGAGAAAATCCACCCGAAGGTGTCTTTAAGATCAAAGGCAGCGACCACTGTCCGTTTTTCTCAAAGCCTCAGTCTTTGCATAAAATTTTGCTTGAAATTGCCCAAATTCCGTAG
- the LOC140807495 gene encoding agamous-like MADS-box protein AGL11 isoform X1, with product MGRGKIEIKRIENNTNRQVTFCKRRNGLLKKAYELSVLCDVEVALIVFSSRGRVYEYANNNIRSTIERYKKSTADSSNAYTTQEINAQFYQQESKKMHLQIQMLQNSNRHLLGEGLGSLNVKELKQLETRLERSITRIRAKKHEMILAETEILHKRENQLEQENACLRAKIAENERLQQFSMIPAGQEYNIQSYFTSNVLQLNMMETTSIYPVLDKPTLHLGYRFFGRVDFSE from the exons ATGGGACGAGGAAAGATCGAGATCAAGAGGATTGAAAACAACACCAATCGACAAGTTACGTTCTGTAAGCGAAGAAATGGTCTACTGAAGAAAGCTTATGAACTTTCAGTTCTGTGTGATGTCGAAGTTGCACTAATAGTTTTCTCTAGCCGTGGACGAGTCTACGAGTATGCCAACAATAA CATTAGGTCAACTATAGAAAGGTACAAAAAGTCAACAGCAGATTCCTCAAATGCATACACCACTCAAGAGATCAATGCTCAA TTTTACCAACAAGAATCGAAGAAGATGCACCTCCAAATACAGATGCTCCAGAACTCCAACAG GCATCTTTTGGGCGAGGGTTTGGGGTCGTTGAATGTGAAGGAGTTGAAGCAGCTGGAAACTAGGCTTGAGCGAAGCATCACAAGAATCAGGGCCAAGAAG CATGAAATGATACTGGCAGAAACTGAGATTTTGCACAAGAGG GAAAATCAGCTGGAGCAGGAAAATGCCTGTCTCAGGGCAAAG ATAGCAGAAAATGAGAGGCTCCAGCAATTTAGCATGATTCCTGCTGGACAAGAGTACAACATCCAGTCTTATTTCACAAGCAATGTGCTACAACTGAATATGATGGAGACCACATCGATCTATCCTGTTCTGGACAAGCCGACTCTTCATCTCGGGTA CCGATTTTTCGGCCGTGTTGATTTTTCCGAATAA
- the LOC140807495 gene encoding agamous-like MADS-box protein AGL11 isoform X2, whose product MGRGKIEIKRIENNTNRQVTFCKRRNGLLKKAYELSVLCDVEVALIVFSSRGRVYEYANNNIRSTIERYKKSTADSSNAYTTQEINAQFYQQESKKMHLQIQMLQNSNRHLLGEGLGSLNVKELKQLETRLERSITRIRAKKHEMILAETEILHKRENQLEQENACLRAKIAENERLQQFSMIPAGQEYNIQSYFTSNVLQLNMMETTSIYPVLDKPTLHLG is encoded by the exons ATGGGACGAGGAAAGATCGAGATCAAGAGGATTGAAAACAACACCAATCGACAAGTTACGTTCTGTAAGCGAAGAAATGGTCTACTGAAGAAAGCTTATGAACTTTCAGTTCTGTGTGATGTCGAAGTTGCACTAATAGTTTTCTCTAGCCGTGGACGAGTCTACGAGTATGCCAACAATAA CATTAGGTCAACTATAGAAAGGTACAAAAAGTCAACAGCAGATTCCTCAAATGCATACACCACTCAAGAGATCAATGCTCAA TTTTACCAACAAGAATCGAAGAAGATGCACCTCCAAATACAGATGCTCCAGAACTCCAACAG GCATCTTTTGGGCGAGGGTTTGGGGTCGTTGAATGTGAAGGAGTTGAAGCAGCTGGAAACTAGGCTTGAGCGAAGCATCACAAGAATCAGGGCCAAGAAG CATGAAATGATACTGGCAGAAACTGAGATTTTGCACAAGAGG GAAAATCAGCTGGAGCAGGAAAATGCCTGTCTCAGGGCAAAG ATAGCAGAAAATGAGAGGCTCCAGCAATTTAGCATGATTCCTGCTGGACAAGAGTACAACATCCAGTCTTATTTCACAAGCAATGTGCTACAACTGAATATGATGGAGACCACATCGATCTATCCTGTTCTGGACAAGCCGACTCTTCATCTCGG GTAG